The following proteins are encoded in a genomic region of Fusobacterium perfoetens ATCC 29250:
- the rsmI gene encoding 16S rRNA (cytidine(1402)-2'-O)-methyltransferase, which produces MLYIVATPIGNLEDITLRAIRILKEVDYVFAEDTRVTKKLLNHLEIEKTIYRYDEHSKQYQIDTIMNLLEEGKNIALVTDAGTPCISDPGYEVVDEALKRDIKVVPIPGVSAMTAAASVAGVSMRRFVFEGFLPKKKGRQTLLKSFQDEKRTIMFFESPHRIIKTLKDIEEFIGEREIVLVREITKIYEEIIRGTTRELISQYENKTFKGEFVVIIKGNEIEEKKEKVNKYAKDIGDEEEEE; this is translated from the coding sequence ATGCTTTATATAGTAGCAACACCTATAGGAAATTTAGAAGATATCACATTGAGAGCTATTAGAATATTAAAAGAAGTAGATTATGTATTCGCTGAAGATACTAGAGTAACTAAAAAACTTTTAAATCACTTAGAAATAGAAAAAACAATTTATAGATATGATGAACATAGTAAACAATATCAAATAGATACTATTATGAATTTATTAGAAGAGGGAAAGAATATAGCTTTAGTAACTGATGCTGGAACTCCATGTATATCAGACCCAGGGTATGAAGTTGTAGATGAAGCTTTAAAAAGAGATATAAAAGTAGTTCCAATTCCAGGAGTAAGTGCCATGACAGCTGCTGCTTCAGTAGCTGGAGTATCTATGAGAAGATTTGTATTTGAAGGTTTTTTACCAAAGAAAAAAGGTAGACAAACTTTATTAAAAAGTTTTCAGGATGAAAAAAGAACTATAATGTTTTTTGAATCTCCACATAGAATTATAAAAACTTTAAAAGATATAGAAGAGTTCATTGGAGAAAGAGAAATAGTATTAGTAAGAGAAATAACAAAAATTTATGAAGAAATTATAAGAGGTACAACAAGAGAACTTATAAGTCAATATGAAAATAAAACTTTTAAAGGAGAGTTTGTTGTAATAATTAAAGGAAATGAAATAGAAGAGAAAAAAGAAAAAGTTAATAAATATGCTAAAGATATAGGTGACGAAGAAGAAGAGGAGTAA
- a CDS encoding S41 family peptidase — MLKNKLKKLLIILSITSISTNILANEEKIGFMNNIKQLKEISDVMDIIQENFVGDKKIDKTILMQGALKGMIDSLEDPHSNYFSKKGMEDLEGKMKGEYSGVGMIIRKGANEPVTVELLIEGSPAFNAGIRPNDKILYIEDKSTYDIELEEASRLLKGKSGTKVKLKLYREADKKEREITLTRADIKLENVRSKMLDGNVGYIKLTQFAEDVDLEVKRELEKLLSQGMEGLILDLRNNPGGIIGQAIKISSMFIEEGVIVSERPKKGKEIFSYREGKYYGDFPLVILINEGSASASEIVSGAIRDYKRGLLIGEKSFGKGSVQVVLPLPDEDGIKLTIAKYYTPKGENIHGKGIKPDIVVEEDEDYLFYDGFITNVNDKDQEASKEKLLTSVVGKEKAEKLIKKEDKQLKTAEAAVISMIKERKNKK, encoded by the coding sequence ATGTTAAAAAATAAACTAAAAAAATTACTTATAATACTTAGTATAACTTCTATTTCAACAAATATTTTAGCCAATGAAGAGAAAATTGGTTTTATGAATAATATAAAACAATTAAAAGAAATATCTGATGTAATGGATATTATCCAAGAAAATTTTGTTGGGGATAAAAAAATAGATAAAACAATTCTAATGCAAGGAGCATTAAAAGGAATGATAGACAGTTTAGAAGATCCTCATTCTAATTATTTTTCTAAAAAAGGAATGGAAGATTTAGAAGGAAAAATGAAAGGTGAATACTCTGGTGTAGGGATGATAATTAGAAAGGGAGCTAATGAGCCTGTAACAGTAGAATTATTAATAGAGGGGAGTCCAGCTTTTAATGCAGGAATAAGACCAAATGATAAGATATTATATATAGAGGACAAATCAACTTATGATATAGAATTAGAAGAAGCTTCTAGATTATTAAAAGGAAAATCAGGAACAAAAGTAAAATTAAAACTTTACAGAGAAGCTGATAAAAAAGAAAGAGAGATAACTTTAACAAGAGCAGATATAAAATTAGAAAATGTTAGAAGTAAAATGTTAGATGGAAATGTAGGTTATATAAAACTTACCCAATTTGCTGAGGATGTAGATTTAGAGGTTAAAAGAGAATTAGAAAAATTATTATCACAAGGAATGGAAGGATTGATTTTAGATTTAAGAAATAATCCTGGTGGAATAATAGGACAAGCTATAAAAATATCTTCAATGTTTATAGAAGAGGGAGTTATAGTAAGTGAAAGACCTAAGAAAGGAAAAGAGATATTCTCTTATAGAGAAGGTAAATATTATGGAGATTTTCCATTAGTAATTCTGATAAATGAAGGTAGTGCTTCAGCTTCAGAAATAGTATCAGGAGCTATTAGAGATTATAAAAGAGGGTTATTAATAGGAGAAAAAAGTTTTGGAAAAGGTAGTGTACAAGTAGTTTTACCTTTACCAGATGAAGATGGAATTAAATTAACTATTGCTAAGTATTATACTCCAAAAGGAGAAAATATCCACGGAAAAGGAATAAAACCAGATATAGTTGTAGAGGAAGATGAGGATTATTTATTCTATGATGGATTTATAACTAATGTTAATGATAAAGATCAAGAAGCTAGTAAAGAAAAACTTTTAACATCAGTTGTTGGAAAAGAGAAAGCAGAAAAACTTATAAAGAAAGAAGATAAACAACTTAAAACAGCTGAGGCAGCAGTTATTTCTATGATTAAAGAGAGAAAAAATAAAAAATAA